In Coprobacter tertius, a single window of DNA contains:
- a CDS encoding putative transporter: MDWIHNLLFASESVAHTVLLYSFVIAVGVYLGKIKFFGISLGVTFVLFVGLVAGHFGFVGEKNIIHFMQEFGLILFVYSIGLQVGPGFFSSFKKGGMTLNLLATGIVALNIVVVLVIYFIANGRVSMPNLVGILSGAVTNTPGLGAAQQTLAQLKFDGKLLGEIPEIATGYAAAYPLGVIGIISAMLIVRALFKIKLDNESKKIEEETEASTLKPHLVTFKVENKLIVGKTLEELGELVERNFVVSRIKKGDEVIIPNSDTILEEGELLLVVLSVQDEDALKAFIGAPVEMDWDAIPGPVVSRRIVVTKPEFNGRTIGSLRLRMGYRLNATRLNRAGVDLVASANLTLQIGDRLTVVGRLEDINRLAEKLGNSLKRLNEPNMITLFVGIFLGIILGSIPLAIPGMSSSMKLGLAGGPLVVAILIGRFGYKMKLVTYTSTSASLMLREIGICLFLASVGITAGGNFVNTVVSGDGALWVFWGFLITIIPLLIIGTIGRWHYKLNYFTLMGLIAGSNTDPPALAYANKVANNDAPSVAYSTVYPLTMFLRVLTAQILILIFA; this comes from the coding sequence ATGGATTGGATTCATAACTTATTGTTCGCATCTGAATCGGTAGCACATACGGTACTATTATATTCGTTCGTAATTGCGGTAGGAGTTTATTTGGGAAAAATAAAATTTTTCGGTATTTCCCTGGGAGTCACTTTCGTATTATTCGTCGGATTGGTCGCCGGGCATTTCGGATTTGTGGGAGAAAAGAATATCATTCATTTTATGCAGGAATTCGGACTGATCCTTTTCGTTTATTCGATAGGTCTGCAAGTCGGTCCCGGATTTTTTTCCTCCTTTAAAAAGGGAGGAATGACTCTCAATTTGCTTGCCACGGGAATAGTAGCCCTTAATATCGTAGTCGTACTGGTAATATACTTTATAGCCAACGGGCGTGTATCTATGCCCAATCTGGTAGGTATCCTTTCGGGTGCTGTTACCAATACTCCGGGATTAGGTGCGGCACAACAAACATTAGCACAGCTAAAATTCGATGGGAAGCTGCTCGGTGAAATACCCGAGATTGCCACCGGATATGCTGCGGCATATCCTCTCGGTGTGATCGGGATTATTAGCGCTATGCTCATCGTACGGGCACTTTTTAAAATAAAACTCGACAACGAAAGCAAAAAAATAGAAGAAGAAACCGAAGCCAGCACTTTAAAACCGCATTTAGTTACTTTTAAAGTCGAAAATAAACTCATCGTAGGAAAAACACTCGAGGAACTGGGAGAACTCGTAGAACGTAATTTTGTCGTTTCACGTATTAAAAAAGGCGATGAAGTAATAATTCCTAACTCAGACACGATACTCGAAGAGGGAGAATTGCTGCTTGTCGTGTTGTCGGTACAAGACGAAGACGCTTTGAAAGCTTTTATCGGAGCGCCCGTCGAAATGGATTGGGATGCCATACCAGGACCAGTCGTTTCACGTCGTATCGTCGTTACCAAACCCGAATTTAACGGACGCACTATAGGCTCTCTGCGCCTTCGCATGGGATACCGTCTGAATGCAACCCGACTCAATCGTGCCGGTGTAGACCTCGTAGCCAGCGCAAACCTGACCTTACAGATAGGTGACCGTCTTACTGTTGTAGGACGACTTGAAGATATCAATCGACTGGCCGAGAAATTAGGAAATTCTCTAAAACGTCTCAACGAACCGAACATGATCACTCTCTTTGTGGGCATTTTCCTCGGTATTATCTTAGGAAGTATTCCTTTGGCCATCCCTGGCATGTCGTCTTCTATGAAACTCGGCTTAGCGGGAGGTCCATTGGTCGTAGCTATTCTGATCGGTCGTTTCGGATACAAAATGAAACTCGTAACCTATACTTCTACCAGTGCAAGCCTTATGCTAAGGGAAATAGGGATTTGTTTATTCCTTGCCAGTGTAGGAATTACAGCCGGTGGAAATTTCGTAAACACGGTCGTGAGTGGAGACGGAGCTCTTTGGGTATTCTGGGGTTTCCTCATTACAATTATTCCTTTACTGATCATCGGTACAATCGGACGTTGGCATTATAAGCTCAATTACTTTACTTTAATGGGATTAATTGCCGGTAGCAATACCGACCCTCCGGCATTAGCTTATGCCAACAAGGTCGCCAATAATGACGCTCCTTCGGTCGCATACTCTACAGTATATCCTTTAACAATGTTTCTAAGGGTACTTACCGCACAAATACTAATATTAATTTTCGCATAA
- a CDS encoding TolC family protein, translating to MNKLIFYTVLFSFLSLPGIAQETAKKWTLDDCIDYALEQNIQLKKSKISYEESLVDTKEAKAQLFPSLSFSTSHNVVNRPYDQSGTNIVNVGGSGNYATSGGSNKTNYNGNYGVNASWTLFNGGKRLKTIEQQKLNNQIAELDIAQNANTIQESITQVYVQILYAAESVKTNENTLKLSEAQRDRGKELLAVGSIAQSDYAQLEAQCSTDKYQLVTAQATLKDYKLQLKQLLEIEGEEEMNLLIPELDTENVLSPLPSKTDVYQSALAFRPEIQSGKLNIEASELAINIAKKGYMPSLSLNAGIGTNNSSNQDYNFGKQLKYGLSNSVGLTLSIPIYNNRQTKSAVEKARLQSSNSELDLLNEQKTLFKTIETLWLDANSAQEQFVAANEKLHSTEISYNLINEQFNLGMKNTVDLLTEKNNMLAAQQELLQAKYMAILNRALLRFYQGEKINL from the coding sequence ATGAACAAACTCATTTTTTATACAGTTTTATTTTCATTCTTATCGTTACCTGGGATAGCGCAAGAGACTGCCAAAAAATGGACTCTCGACGATTGCATCGACTATGCTCTGGAACAAAATATCCAACTCAAAAAAAGTAAAATTTCATACGAAGAAAGTCTGGTAGATACCAAAGAAGCAAAGGCTCAACTATTTCCGTCTTTGTCCTTCTCTACCTCCCATAATGTTGTAAACCGCCCATACGATCAAAGCGGTACGAATATCGTTAACGTGGGCGGAAGCGGTAACTATGCAACCAGTGGCGGAAGCAACAAAACCAATTACAACGGAAACTATGGGGTAAACGCCTCATGGACATTATTTAATGGAGGTAAACGATTGAAAACCATCGAACAGCAAAAGCTCAACAACCAAATCGCCGAACTCGATATCGCACAAAACGCCAACACGATACAAGAAAGTATTACACAAGTTTATGTGCAAATATTATATGCGGCGGAATCGGTAAAAACCAACGAAAATACCCTGAAACTTTCAGAAGCTCAACGCGATCGGGGAAAAGAACTCCTTGCCGTAGGAAGTATCGCACAGAGCGATTATGCCCAACTCGAAGCCCAATGCAGTACCGACAAATATCAGCTCGTTACAGCGCAAGCTACTCTTAAAGACTATAAACTGCAACTAAAACAACTTCTCGAAATCGAGGGAGAAGAAGAAATGAATCTGCTAATACCCGAACTCGATACCGAAAATGTACTCTCACCACTACCCTCCAAAACAGATGTTTACCAGTCTGCTCTTGCCTTCCGACCCGAAATACAAAGCGGAAAACTGAATATAGAAGCTTCGGAACTGGCAATAAATATTGCGAAAAAAGGATATATGCCCAGTCTCAGCTTAAATGCAGGTATAGGTACCAACAACTCGAGTAACCAAGATTATAATTTCGGGAAACAGCTAAAGTACGGATTGAGCAATTCGGTAGGCCTCACTCTTTCCATCCCGATTTATAATAACCGACAAACTAAAAGCGCCGTAGAAAAAGCCCGTTTACAAAGTAGCAATAGCGAACTCGATCTGCTAAACGAACAAAAAACACTTTTTAAAACCATAGAAACCCTGTGGCTCGACGCCAATAGTGCTCAAGAACAGTTTGTCGCAGCCAACGAAAAACTGCATAGCACAGAGATAAGCTATAACCTCATCAATGAGCAATTCAACCTCGGGATGAAAAATACCGTAGATTTACTTACCGAGAAGAATAACATGCTTGCAGCTCAGCAAGAGCTGCTACAAGCAAAATATATGGCCATTCTCAACCGGGCGCTACTCCGTTTTTATCAAGGAGAAAAAATTAATTTATAA
- a CDS encoding efflux RND transporter periplasmic adaptor subunit, translating to MNKKKVITSIIILVIAGIAAWLIWGSSPKHPITFETAKVTKDTISNMVTATGTIEPITQVEVGTQVSGIISKLYVDYNSEVTKGQIIAELDKTNLLNELASKRSNMATSKTEYEYKLKNYTRTKTLFDKKMVSDTDYETALYEYETAKNNYDISKNELAKAETNLGYATIYSPIDGVVLSKEVEEGQTVAASYSTPTLFTIAQDLTQMQVVADVDEADIGEVKDGQRVSFTVDAYPNDIFEGHVSQVRQEATTTNNVVTYEVVINSPNPDLKLKPGLTANITIYTLEKNDVLCVSSKALRFTPDKALIGPDDKVVDAEGKHKIWTREGKTFTAHPVEIGISNGTLTEIISGIAEGTPVITSVIIGQMPGQSISPENENGEKAETNPFMPGPPGSKKKK from the coding sequence ATGAATAAAAAGAAAGTTATTACCAGTATTATCATTCTCGTTATTGCCGGCATAGCCGCATGGCTGATATGGGGAAGTTCTCCGAAACATCCGATTACTTTCGAAACAGCGAAAGTAACAAAAGATACCATCAGCAATATGGTTACCGCCACAGGAACCATAGAACCGATCACACAAGTAGAAGTAGGTACTCAGGTATCGGGTATAATCAGCAAACTTTACGTCGACTATAATTCGGAAGTAACCAAAGGACAAATTATCGCCGAACTCGATAAAACCAATCTTTTAAACGAACTGGCCTCGAAAAGAAGCAATATGGCTACATCTAAAACCGAATACGAATATAAACTAAAAAACTATACTCGTACCAAAACACTTTTCGATAAAAAAATGGTAAGCGATACCGATTATGAAACCGCTCTCTACGAATATGAAACCGCTAAAAACAATTACGATATCAGTAAAAACGAACTGGCTAAAGCAGAGACCAATCTCGGGTACGCTACCATATATTCGCCTATCGACGGCGTCGTTTTAAGTAAAGAAGTAGAAGAAGGTCAAACAGTTGCTGCTTCTTACAGCACTCCTACCTTATTTACGATCGCACAGGATCTTACGCAAATGCAAGTAGTAGCCGATGTAGATGAAGCCGATATAGGAGAAGTAAAAGACGGACAACGTGTAAGTTTTACCGTGGATGCTTATCCTAACGATATATTCGAGGGACATGTAAGTCAAGTTCGCCAGGAAGCTACGACGACCAACAATGTGGTAACTTATGAAGTCGTCATCAACTCCCCTAACCCCGACTTGAAACTAAAACCGGGACTAACGGCAAACATAACCATCTATACTCTCGAAAAAAACGATGTTTTATGTGTATCGTCAAAAGCCCTGCGTTTTACCCCCGATAAAGCTTTGATCGGGCCTGATGATAAAGTCGTCGATGCTGAAGGAAAACATAAAATCTGGACACGTGAAGGAAAAACATTTACAGCGCATCCGGTAGAAATAGGAATAAGTAATGGCACACTCACCGAAATAATTTCGGGAATTGCAGAAGGAACCCCTGTCATTACATCGGTCATTATAGGACAGATGCCCGGCCAATCGATATCACCCGAAAACGAGAACGGAGAAAAAGCCGAAACAAACCCCTTTATGCCAGGCCCTCCGGGAAGTAAAAAAAAGAAATAA
- a CDS encoding ABC transporter ATP-binding protein gives MKAVIEIKNLKRDFQVGEETVHALRGISFTIYEGEFVTIMGTSGSGKSTLLNTLGCLDTPTSGEYLLDGIPVRSMSKSERAVLRNRKIGFVFQSYNLLAKTTAIENVELPLMYNPSVSSAERKQKAIDALKAVGLGNRLLHKSNQMSGGQMQRVAIARALVNNPAVILADEATGNLDTRTSFEILVLFQQLHAEGRTIIFVTHNPEISQYSSRNIVLRDGHIIEDSINSNIQDAAAVLAKLPQEDS, from the coding sequence ATGAAAGCAGTTATCGAGATTAAAAACCTGAAACGAGATTTTCAGGTTGGTGAAGAAACCGTACATGCTTTACGCGGTATTTCCTTTACCATTTACGAAGGAGAATTCGTAACGATCATGGGAACATCGGGTTCGGGAAAATCTACTTTGCTGAATACATTAGGATGCCTCGATACCCCCACCAGTGGAGAGTATCTTCTCGACGGTATTCCGGTGCGCAGCATGAGTAAAAGCGAACGGGCTGTATTAAGAAATCGGAAAATAGGATTTGTTTTTCAAAGTTACAATCTACTCGCTAAAACTACGGCAATAGAAAATGTAGAATTACCTTTGATGTATAATCCCAGCGTTTCTTCTGCAGAAAGAAAACAAAAGGCTATAGACGCGTTAAAAGCTGTAGGTTTGGGCAACAGACTATTGCATAAATCAAACCAAATGTCGGGGGGACAAATGCAACGGGTAGCCATCGCACGGGCACTGGTAAACAATCCGGCTGTTATACTGGCCGACGAAGCTACAGGTAACCTCGACACACGTACCTCTTTCGAAATACTGGTATTATTCCAGCAACTGCATGCCGAAGGACGTACAATTATCTTTGTTACCCATAATCCGGAAATATCACAATACAGCAGTCGTAATATCGTATTGCGCGATGGCCATATCATAGAAGACTCGATAAACAGCAACATACAGGATGCCGCCGCCGTATTGGCAAAATTGCCCCAGGAAGATTCCTGA